A window of Kribbella sp. NBC_00382 genomic DNA:
GGGGTATTGCTGGGCGGTGATGCCGCGGACGAAGTGCGGGATGCCGTTGGCGCCGACCACCCCGGCCAGGAACGTCAGCAGGATCGCGTGGATCATCGCGACCAACTCCTTTCGGTCTACGTGTGTTGACTGAAAGGTAGCCCTCACCGAGCACTTCGGTCAACACACGTAGACTGAGGAGATGCAGCAGACAAGCAGGGCGGCGCAGCGGGAGCAGACCAAGGCCCGGATCCTGGCCGCGGCCCGGCAGTTGTTCGGCGAGCACGGCTACGACCGGACGACGATCCGTTCGATCGCGGCCGCGGCCGGCAGCGACCCTGGCCTGGTGATGCGGTACTTCGAGTCGAAGGAGAACCTCTTCGCCCAGGTGGCGACGATCCCCGCCGACGGCCCGATCGAGGGCGACACAGACCGGATCGCCGAACTGCTGACCGCCGCCCTGGGCAGCAAACTGGCCGACGAACCGGCGGCCGGACTCGCAGCACTCCGTGCGATGTTCAGCCATCCCGAGGCAGCCAAAGAAGTCCGCACCGCGATGATCGGCCAGCAACGCCAGATCGCGGCACTGATGCCCGGCGAGGACGCCGTACTACGAGCAGGCGTGATCGGCGCCCTGACCATCGGCACCGTGATCGCCCGCCACCTCCTCCAGCTCGACGGCCTCGCCGACGCCTCCCCCGACGAGATCACCCAGCTGGTCGGCCCACTCATCGACACTCTGGTCACCGGCACCGCTTGACCTCAGCTGCAGCAGAGGTTGCAGGCCGAGCCGCCGGGATGTCGTGTCCTGACGGCGGCGGTGGGTGGCGGGGCGGGCGTAGTACGGGCTATGGTTTTGGGGTGAACACGTTCAGGTTGCAGGAGTGGTGGGCCGCTTAGGCGGACCCTCCTGCGTTCACGCGCATCCACAAGGCCGCCTCGCCGAGGCGGCCTTTTTGTGTGTCCGTCGGTTGGTGGGGCTCGATCGACAAAGGACAAGACCATGACCTCGCTTTCTGGAATCACCCCGTCCGGCCGGCTCACGCTGGGCAACCACCTCGGCGCCCTGCGGCGGTTCACGGATCCGGATGGGTTCTACTTCGTTGCCAATCAGCACGCGATGACGACCAAGCACGATCCACAGCGGTTGCGCGTTCTGACCCGGGAGATGGCGACGCTGATGCTTGCCGCCGGGTTGCCGCCCGGGACGGTGTTCGTGCAGTCCGACGTACCGGCGCACGCTCAGCTTGCGTACCTGCTCGAGTGCACCTCGTACGTCGGGGAGCTGTCGCGGATGATCCAGTACAAGGAAAAGGGCCGGGGCAGACCGATGACTCGCGCCTCGCTCTTCACCTATCCGTGCCTGATGGCGGCGGACATCCTGCTCTACGGCACCGATCGGGTGCCGGTCGGTGGCGACCAGGACCAGCACGTCGAGCTGGCCCGCGATGTCGCGATCCGGTTCAACCGGGAGTACGGCGAGACGTTCGTCGTACCGGAGTTGCAGAAGGCCGCGCTGGCGATGCGGATCAAGGATCTGTCCAACCCGACCGCGAAGATGAGCAAGTCCGACGAGGACAACGCCGTCGGTACGATCCGGCTGCTCGACCCGCCGGATGTGATCCGCCGCCAGGTCATGCGCGCGGTGACCGACTCGGACGGGGAGGTCCGGCACGACGAGGAGAACAAGCCGGGCATCACCAACCTGCTGGAGATCCTGGCCGCCTGCACCGACGGCGATCCGGTCGAACTCGCCAGTTCGTACGAGACGTACGGCGCCCTGAAGACCGACGTGGCGGACGCCGTGCTGGCGGTGATCGAGCCGCTGCAGAAGGAGTACGCGCGGCTGGCGTCCGACCCCGGGTCCGTCGACGCGGTGCTCGCGCAAGGACGCGACCGGGCGATCGAGGCAAGCGCACCGCGACTCCGGGCGGCGACCGTCGCGATGGGTTTGGCAGGATCGTCTGCGTGAAGCTGAGAGTGGCGACGTTCAACATCCGGAACTCCTCGGCGCCCGACGGCGACGACTCGTGGGTACTGCGACGCGAGGCGACCGCGGCTGCGATCGAGGAGTTGGCGGCCGACGTGGTCGGGCTGCAGGAAGTGCTGCCCGACCAGTTGGAGTATCTGCGCGAGCGGTTCGCGGAGTACGAGATCGTCGGAGCCGGACGGGATGACGGCGTCCACGCGGGCGAGCACTCGGTGGTGATGATCCGGCTAGGTGATTGGCGGGTCGAGTCGCACGAAACGCGGTGGTTGTCGACGACGCCGTCGACGCCGGGGTCGGTCGGGTGGGATGCGGATCTCACCCGGATCGCCACGCTGGTACGGATCGCTCACGCCGACGGCACGCGGGCCGGGATCGCCAACACGCACTACGACCACCTCGGCGAGGTCGCGCAACTGGAGTCGTCCAAGTTGCTCAACCAGTGGATGTCGGCCGAGCCGGATCTCCACTGGGTCCTGCTCGGTGACCTGAACGTCGAGCCTGGTTCGGCGCCATTGAAGCTGCTGCTCGACGCGGGCTGGCTGGACGCAGTACCGGCCGAGGCCGGCGGCACCTTCCACGACTTCGGTCGCGCCACACAACAAGGCCGGATCGACCACATCCTGATCGGCAGGGGCTGGCGGGTCGTCGACGCCGAGGTCTCCCACTACCGGCCAGATGGTCGCCTTCCGAGCGACCACTGGCCGGTCGTCGCGACCCTAGATCTTGTTGAAGACCTCTTCGCGCAGTAGCTCGAGAGCGTCGAAGCGACGGTTGCCGGTGCCCAGGAAACCGTCGGGGACCAGGAACTCGTCGATGCCGGCCGCGGGATAGCGGGACACCACGTCCAGGACGTACTCCGCCGAGCCCATGATCGTCGGGCGGCCGGCGGCGATCAGCCGGTCCCGCCGTTCCTCCGCCTCGGTGTCGCCCGGCGCGATGATCTCGATCAGCGTCTGGGTCGAGCGGCGGACCACCGACGGGTCACGGCCGATCTTCTCGCAGTGCTCCCGGAACACCTTGCCCTTGTGCTCGGCCACG
This region includes:
- a CDS encoding TetR/AcrR family transcriptional regulator, whose translation is MQQTSRAAQREQTKARILAAARQLFGEHGYDRTTIRSIAAAAGSDPGLVMRYFESKENLFAQVATIPADGPIEGDTDRIAELLTAALGSKLADEPAAGLAALRAMFSHPEAAKEVRTAMIGQQRQIAALMPGEDAVLRAGVIGALTIGTVIARHLLQLDGLADASPDEITQLVGPLIDTLVTGTA
- the trpS gene encoding tryptophan--tRNA ligase; translated protein: MTSLSGITPSGRLTLGNHLGALRRFTDPDGFYFVANQHAMTTKHDPQRLRVLTREMATLMLAAGLPPGTVFVQSDVPAHAQLAYLLECTSYVGELSRMIQYKEKGRGRPMTRASLFTYPCLMAADILLYGTDRVPVGGDQDQHVELARDVAIRFNREYGETFVVPELQKAALAMRIKDLSNPTAKMSKSDEDNAVGTIRLLDPPDVIRRQVMRAVTDSDGEVRHDEENKPGITNLLEILAACTDGDPVELASSYETYGALKTDVADAVLAVIEPLQKEYARLASDPGSVDAVLAQGRDRAIEASAPRLRAATVAMGLAGSSA
- a CDS encoding endonuclease/exonuclease/phosphatase family protein, with protein sequence MKLRVATFNIRNSSAPDGDDSWVLRREATAAAIEELAADVVGLQEVLPDQLEYLRERFAEYEIVGAGRDDGVHAGEHSVVMIRLGDWRVESHETRWLSTTPSTPGSVGWDADLTRIATLVRIAHADGTRAGIANTHYDHLGEVAQLESSKLLNQWMSAEPDLHWVLLGDLNVEPGSAPLKLLLDAGWLDAVPAEAGGTFHDFGRATQQGRIDHILIGRGWRVVDAEVSHYRPDGRLPSDHWPVVATLDLVEDLFAQ